A stretch of the Epinephelus fuscoguttatus linkage group LG2, E.fuscoguttatus.final_Chr_v1 genome encodes the following:
- the LOC125900433 gene encoding low choriolytic enzyme-like, with product MTLQAAVLSVLFCFVHSFTIPGFFEKSEEYSGNNIDDDEFSVFSLIEKANVDVGKNIDEPLVLGDIAVPDGFQNADPCTAPARGCLWPKATDGNVYVPYRISNQFSRRETRAIIQGLRSFAESTCIRFTPLDRQEDFLDIQSRSGCYSYVGRRGRGQVVSLMRQGCIFLGIIQHELLHALGFNHEQTRSDRDDHVRIIWENIIRGLEYNFEKFETRNLGTPYDYNSVMHYPRYAFSSNRQPTIVPIPDENVSIGRATQMNPTDILRVNRLYNCNTTASGRRLKPMKRNHFF from the exons ATGACCCTCCAGGCTGCTGTGCTCAGTGTCCTCTTTTGCTTTGTGCACAGTTTTACTATACCG GGTTTTTTTGAAAAGAGTGAGGAGTACTCTG GCAACAacattgatgatgatgaattcAGTGTCTTTTCCCTGATAGAGAAGGCCAATGTTGATGTTG GAAAGAACATTGATGAACCTCTGGTGTTAGGAGACATAGCAGTGCCAGACGGTTTCCAGAACGCTGATCCCTGCACAGCACCAGCACGAGGCTGCCTGTGGCCTAAAGCCACCGATGGCAATGTCTACGTACCCTACCGTATCTCCAACCAATTCT CCCGAAGAGAGACACGTGCCATCATCCAAGGCCTGCGGTCATTTGCTGAGTCCACCTGCATCCGCTTCACTCCCttggacagacaggaggacttCCTGGATATTCAGTCACGCTCAGG GTGTTATTCATATGTTGGGCGTCGTGGTAGAGGCCAGGTAGTGTCTCTGATGCGCCAGGGCTGTATTTTCCTGGGGATCATCCAACATGAGTTGCTCCATGCCCTGGGCTTCAACCATGAGCAGACCCGGTCCGACAGAGACGATCATGTTCGCATCATATGGGAAAATATCATTCGTG GGCTTGAATACAATTTTGAGAAGTTCGAGACAAGGAACCTTGGCACTCCCTACGACTACAACTCTGTCATGCACTATCCAAG GTATGCTTTCTCCAGTAACAGACAGCCAACCATCGTTCCCATTCCCGATGAAAATGTGTCCATTGGTAGGGCCACCcagatgaatcctactgacatCCTTCGGGTGAACCGCCTTTATAACTGCA ATACCACCGCTTCCGGACGCCGCCTGAAACCCATGAAAAGAAACCATTTCTTCTAA
- the mtch2 gene encoding mitochondrial carrier homolog 2 yields MADTCGQVLLGSGLTVLSHPLMYIKVLIQVGHEPLPPTLGRNLFGRQVYQLPGLFAYAKHIIKIDGKAGLFNGLGPRLCAGSIGTIVHSRVVQKCQEQGTLQVMGGQQKAAEGSLQYVVNETTKEMIARSCATIVTHPFHVITLRCMVQFIGRETKYSGVFDSIVTVYREEGILGFFAGLIPRLLGDVLSLWICNLLAHLINTYAIDDSMSHTGEIKNCSQAVTGFFASMLTYPFVLVSNLMAVNNCGLAGGLPPYASVYPTWVDCWRHLSREGNMSRGNSLFFRKIPAGKMYAMDQKRFF; encoded by the exons ATGGCGGACACGTGTGGCCAAGTATTGCTGGGATCAGGGCTCACCGTCCTCTCCCACCCTCTGATGTACATTAAAGTCCTGATCCAG gtagGACATGAGCCGCTCCCCCCAACCCTGGGCAGGAACCTGTTTGGCAGACAAGTCTACCAGCTCCCTGGACTGTTTGCTTATG CAAAACACATCATCAAGATCGACGGAAAAGCAGGTCTCTTCAACGGGCTCGGTCCACGGCTCTGTGCTGGCTCCATCGGCACCATTGTGCACAGCAGAGTTGTGCAG AAATGTCAGGAACAAGGCACACTTCAG GTTATGGGAGGTCAGCAGAAGGCTGCGGAGGGCTCCCTACAATACGTTGTTAACGAG ACAACCAAAGAGATGATAGCTCGTTCCTGCGCCACCATTGTCACACATCCCTTTCATG tGATTACTTTGCGATGTATGGTCCAGTTTattgggagagaaacaaaatacaG TGGGGTGTTTGACTCTATCGTCACAGTCTACAGAGAAGAAGGCATACTGGGCTTCTTTGC tgggTTGATCCCTCGCCTGCTTGGTGATGTCCTGTCTCTGTGGATTTGTAACCTGCTGGCTCATCTCATCAATACATACGCCATCGATGACTCG ATGAGTCACACAGGAGAAATCAAGAACTGCTCTCAGGCTGTGACCGGG TTCTTCGCCAGTATGCTTACATACCCTTTTGTCTTGGTGTCAAACCTCATGGCTGTCAATAACTGCGG GCTTGCTGGAGGCCTGCCTCCCTATGCATCAGTATATCCCACCTGGGTGGACTGCTGGAGGCATCTAAGCAGAGag